The Cygnus atratus isolate AKBS03 ecotype Queensland, Australia chromosome 2, CAtr_DNAZoo_HiC_assembly, whole genome shotgun sequence genome window below encodes:
- the LOC118250940 gene encoding probable G-protein coupled receptor 141, producing MYKEDFRNMTEENMASNGSSSSFIHTNSMSAILITVYSVAFAGGGIGSIAMSFVLVKMNTLSVTTTAIINLVVVHCLLLLTVPFRLHYYVNKEWVFQMPFCKMVSAMVHLHMYLTFLFYVITLVIRWLIFFQWKDKVEFYRKLHAIAASIAVWIFVIVFVVPLFCIEYGRSGTYDNKTCFKFHKELQQDSVKILNYLIIVAVACITCVLLSLQIFILIKVSRKLSTSLWSHQEFWAQVKNLIFICVIIICFLPYHLFRAYYIQHVNDYEQLESYNEVFLSLTALSCLDLLSFVLSGSRLFKQNVAVLRSRLSCC from the coding sequence aTGTACAAGGAAGATTTCAGGAATATGACTGAAGAAAATATGGCTAGCAAtggctcctcctcttccttcatCCACACGAACTCCATGAGTGCCATCCTGATTACTGTCTACTCAGTTGCCTTTGCTGGAGGTGGGATAGGGTCCATTGCAATGTCATTTGTGCTGGTCAAGATGAACACTCTGTCCGTGACCACCACAGCCATCATTAACCTGGTTGTGGTGCACTGTCTCCTTCTCCTCACAGTGCCCTTCCGCCTGCACTACTATGTCAACAAGGAATGGGTCTTCCAGATGCCATTCTGCAAAATGGTGAGTGCTATGGTGCACCTCCACATGTACCTGACCTTCCTATTCTACGTAATTACGCTGGTGATCCGGTGGCTGATCTTCTTTCAATGGAAGGATAAGGTAGAATTTTATAGGAAGCTGCATGCCATTGCCGCAAGCATTGCCGTGTGGATCTTCGTCATTGTCTTTGTGGTGCCACTCTTCTGCATTGAGTACGGACGCTCAGGGACATATGAtaataaaacatgctttaagTTCCacaaagagctgcagcaggacagtgTGAAAATCCTGAACTACCTAATAATTGTGGCCGTCGCCTGTATTACTTGTGTTCTCTTGAGCTTGCAGATTTTCATTCTGATAAAAGTGTCAAGAAAACTCTCCACCTCCCTCTGGTCACACCAAGAGTTCTGGGCCCAGGTGAAAAACTTGATTTTCATCTGTGTCATCATAATTTGCTTCCTTCCCTATCACCTCTTTAGGGCCTACTACATACAGCACGTGAATGACTATGAACAGTTAGAAAGCTACAATGAAGTTTTTTTGAGTCTGACTGCACTCAGCTGCCTGGATCTGCTGTCATTTGTGCTGAGCGGAAGCCGCCTCTTCAAGCAAAATGTGGCTGTGCTTCGAAGCAGGTTGTCTTGCTGCTAG